From Salinibacterium sp. ZJ450, one genomic window encodes:
- a CDS encoding SGNH/GDSL hydrolase family protein, whose product MELKPLLLGADSIEDDRPLRVPSAAMERWAADTVQASRVPAGVRLGFTGDATAIEIDIRTSDVLSLATPAAHGEFTVYVAGQRWDATPVSAGITTTVQITLPERDPETIVEIYLPERYEPRIFGIRALGGGVAPLPAAPRWVAYGDSITQGWTTSDPGATWAAVAARRTGFNLLNLGFAGAARGELPVAAHLAAIPADVISLAWGTNCWSQIEMDAAYLAELMRLFLRTVRGGHPDTPILVLSPVIRPAAEQARNRSGATLSDLRRAIEDAVLSFRDEQADARLHLLSGADLITAEQLDPDGIHPNDAGHAAMGAAAAGALTRIVA is encoded by the coding sequence ATGGAACTCAAGCCCCTGCTGCTCGGAGCCGATTCGATCGAGGACGACCGGCCACTCCGGGTGCCGTCCGCGGCGATGGAGCGGTGGGCCGCTGACACCGTGCAAGCGTCCCGCGTCCCGGCTGGTGTCCGCCTTGGCTTCACCGGCGATGCGACGGCAATCGAAATCGACATCCGGACCAGTGACGTCCTGAGCCTGGCAACCCCGGCCGCGCACGGCGAGTTCACCGTGTACGTCGCCGGACAGCGATGGGATGCAACTCCGGTCTCCGCCGGAATCACGACGACGGTCCAGATCACGCTGCCCGAGCGCGATCCCGAGACGATCGTCGAGATCTATCTTCCCGAGCGCTACGAACCGCGCATCTTCGGCATCCGCGCCCTCGGTGGCGGTGTTGCGCCCCTGCCTGCGGCGCCTCGATGGGTCGCGTACGGCGACTCGATCACCCAGGGGTGGACGACGAGCGATCCCGGCGCGACCTGGGCGGCCGTCGCGGCGCGGCGGACGGGGTTCAACCTGTTGAACCTCGGCTTTGCAGGGGCTGCGCGCGGTGAGCTGCCGGTTGCGGCGCACCTGGCCGCCATCCCCGCCGACGTGATCAGCCTTGCCTGGGGCACGAACTGCTGGTCGCAGATCGAGATGGATGCCGCGTACCTCGCGGAACTGATGCGGCTGTTCCTCCGCACAGTGCGGGGCGGCCATCCAGACACACCGATCCTCGTGCTCAGTCCGGTGATCCGGCCGGCTGCCGAGCAGGCTCGGAACCGTTCGGGGGCGACGCTTTCCGACCTCCGTCGCGCCATCGAAGACGCGGTGCTCTCGTTCCGGGATGAGCAGGCGGACGCCCGCCTGCACCTCCTGTCGGGCGCCGACCTGATCACGGCTGAACAGCTCGATCCCGACGGCATCCACCCGAACGATGCAGGCCACGCGGCGATGGGTGCCGCGGCAGCCGGCGCCCTCACACGGATTGTGGCCTGA
- a CDS encoding SDR family NAD(P)-dependent oxidoreductase, with protein sequence MITPQRPLPSGFGPDTTALEALGGRDLTGTVGIVTGGHSGLGLIVTRVLAEAGAEIVVPARDPERAAEALADIPRAEARPLDLVEPDSIDRFAEAILATGRPLHLLINNAAVLGHPEQRDHRGFDYTFAVNHLGHHQLTARLWPALIRARGARVVTVSSRGHRFANVDLDDLHFERRPLDKTVSYAQSKTANALFSLALDSRGEPFGVRSFSVHPGVITTGLNRHMGETDRADARAAYGPRRTAEQGAATTVWCAANRQLDGMGGVYCEDVDIAEPVDASTTATPGARPWILDRELAERLWTVTEDLTGVRLPE encoded by the coding sequence ATGATCACGCCGCAGCGGCCGCTTCCCTCAGGCTTCGGCCCGGACACGACCGCGCTAGAAGCGCTCGGCGGCCGGGACCTCACCGGGACGGTGGGGATCGTCACGGGCGGCCACTCGGGACTCGGATTGATTGTGACGCGAGTGCTCGCCGAGGCCGGCGCCGAGATCGTGGTCCCAGCGCGTGATCCAGAACGCGCCGCTGAGGCACTCGCTGACATACCGCGCGCCGAAGCGCGGCCGCTGGACCTCGTCGAGCCGGACTCCATCGACCGGTTCGCGGAGGCCATCCTCGCCACGGGTCGTCCGCTGCACCTTCTTATCAACAACGCTGCGGTGCTCGGACACCCTGAGCAGCGCGACCATCGTGGGTTCGATTACACGTTCGCCGTCAACCACCTCGGCCATCACCAGCTCACGGCACGACTCTGGCCGGCGCTTATCCGGGCCCGCGGGGCGCGGGTGGTCACCGTTTCCTCGCGGGGGCACCGCTTCGCGAACGTAGACCTCGACGACCTCCACTTCGAGCGGCGCCCGCTCGACAAGACGGTGTCGTATGCGCAGTCGAAGACCGCGAATGCGCTGTTCTCGCTCGCGCTTGACTCACGCGGCGAGCCGTTCGGCGTTCGCTCGTTCTCCGTGCACCCGGGGGTGATCACCACTGGACTCAACCGCCATATGGGCGAGACGGATCGTGCCGACGCGCGCGCGGCATACGGCCCACGGCGCACCGCAGAGCAGGGGGCCGCGACAACGGTCTGGTGCGCCGCGAACCGCCAACTCGACGGGATGGGCGGTGTCTACTGCGAAGACGTGGACATCGCCGAGCCGGTCGACGCATCCACGACGGCGACGCCAGGGGCGCGGCCGTGGATCCTCGACCGGGAACTGGCCGAGCGGCTCTGGACGGTGACCGAGGACCTCACCGGCGTGCGGCTGCCCGAATAG
- a CDS encoding AMP-binding protein, which translates to MSVSEDIPDFPAAGVETIAAAARWAGEHFADLPALVDGDLRWTFREYIDRAESIAAGLVALGVQKGDRVGIWAPNSGDFAATVLGIELAGAALVPLNTRFTVTETGDICARASIKAVFTVETFLDRPYAAELAAHRRERPEILADSVPIITFDGAGEHGIELLIGRATDEHRREVDARVAGLSSEDTGMVLFTSGTTGRPKGIRLGHGQLLRAYWQWGGILGLEAGDRVLLSNPFFHAFGLLVGLLVALVRGTTVYPLAVFNSAGALRIIEAERITFYPAPPTVFQTMLQDPALQSTDTSSLRIAVTGATSIPPSLIRAMHDVLGIERVFSPYGLTEATGVATLTRFGDSVETIAQTAGSPVPGVEVVILRPDGSQADTGEIGEICVRGYNTLVSYLDDDTPLTDERGWMHTGDLGTIDEAGNLRVTGRLKDMFIVGGFNVYPAEVEAVLSSHPGVSAVAVVGVPDERLGEVGAAFIIPKTGASVDEAELVEAAGERLANYKRPRRYFFVDAFPVNASGKVLKHELVASVTAAPAAG; encoded by the coding sequence ATGAGCGTCAGCGAAGACATTCCCGACTTCCCGGCCGCCGGCGTCGAGACGATCGCGGCTGCCGCGCGCTGGGCAGGCGAGCACTTCGCCGACTTACCGGCACTCGTCGACGGTGACCTGCGCTGGACTTTCCGAGAGTACATCGATCGAGCAGAGTCGATCGCCGCGGGCCTCGTCGCGCTCGGAGTGCAAAAAGGCGACCGGGTCGGAATCTGGGCCCCCAACTCCGGGGATTTCGCGGCTACCGTGCTCGGAATCGAGTTGGCGGGCGCTGCGCTGGTCCCGCTGAACACTCGCTTCACCGTGACTGAAACGGGCGACATCTGTGCCCGGGCGTCGATCAAGGCGGTCTTCACCGTCGAGACGTTCCTTGACCGTCCATACGCAGCGGAGCTCGCCGCCCACCGGCGGGAGAGGCCGGAGATCCTCGCGGACAGTGTTCCGATCATCACGTTCGACGGCGCCGGCGAGCACGGCATAGAGCTGCTCATCGGGCGGGCGACCGATGAGCACCGCCGGGAGGTCGACGCCCGGGTGGCCGGCCTGTCCTCTGAGGACACGGGCATGGTGCTGTTCACCTCGGGAACGACGGGTCGGCCGAAAGGCATCCGCCTCGGGCACGGCCAGCTTCTGCGGGCGTACTGGCAGTGGGGCGGGATCCTTGGCCTCGAGGCGGGCGATCGCGTCCTGCTCAGCAACCCGTTCTTCCACGCCTTCGGACTCCTGGTGGGGCTGTTGGTCGCGCTCGTGCGCGGGACGACGGTCTACCCCCTCGCGGTCTTCAACTCGGCCGGCGCGCTGCGCATCATCGAGGCGGAGCGCATCACCTTCTACCCGGCGCCGCCCACCGTCTTCCAGACGATGCTGCAGGATCCGGCGCTGCAGTCGACCGACACGAGCTCGTTGCGGATTGCGGTGACGGGTGCAACATCCATCCCTCCATCGCTTATCCGCGCGATGCACGACGTGCTCGGTATCGAGCGAGTCTTCTCCCCGTACGGACTGACCGAAGCCACAGGCGTTGCGACGCTGACCCGTTTCGGCGATTCGGTGGAGACGATCGCCCAAACTGCGGGCAGCCCGGTCCCCGGTGTCGAGGTCGTCATCTTGCGACCGGACGGGTCGCAGGCGGACACGGGCGAGATCGGTGAAATTTGCGTGCGCGGCTACAACACGCTGGTGAGCTACCTGGACGATGACACGCCGCTGACAGACGAGCGCGGCTGGATGCACACCGGCGACCTCGGAACGATCGATGAGGCAGGCAACCTGCGTGTGACCGGGCGGCTGAAGGATATGTTCATCGTCGGCGGGTTCAATGTCTACCCTGCCGAAGTCGAAGCGGTGCTCAGCTCGCACCCGGGGGTATCCGCCGTGGCCGTCGTCGGTGTCCCCGATGAGCGGCTCGGGGAGGTGGGCGCCGCGTTCATCATCCCCAAGACGGGCGCCAGCGTCGACGAGGCCGAGCTGGTCGAAGCAGCGGGGGAGCGCCTCGCGAACTACAAGCGTCCGCGACGCTACTTCTTCGTCGACGCCTTCCCGGTGAACGCGAGCGGCAAGGTTCTGAAGCACGAGTTGGTCGCGAGCGTCACCGCTGCCCCGGCGGCCGGCTGA
- a CDS encoding acyl-CoA dehydrogenase family protein has protein sequence MADELEDEVREATRDLIESKPEGLVWADLEEMGWFELAQEGPRLAVSALFEGLGAAAAGSEALDAAVLIALTAAGAELSLESPPAVVYYTPGRHAVGGLTATGATDVDGIVVSRSATPNTLLAPLSREDGTTVLAVLDAAGATFEPIAGVDPSQGLRRVTAATAQVVSELGPEYASLLGMAARRAVAHESIGLARAMLDVAVEHVTSRKQFNRAIGSYQAVQHRLTDIEVALGGAAAVAALTWQDEPDSVTVLTAKALAATALDTALRNGLQVCGGMGFTDEFPLARLVRRALFLSAFLGGASQLTGAVGRSIIASGRAPRLSGFAA, from the coding sequence GTGGCTGACGAACTTGAGGATGAAGTCCGCGAGGCGACACGAGATCTCATCGAGTCCAAGCCGGAGGGCTTGGTGTGGGCAGATCTCGAAGAGATGGGCTGGTTCGAGCTGGCGCAAGAGGGGCCGCGGCTTGCCGTCAGCGCCTTGTTCGAGGGCCTCGGCGCGGCTGCCGCAGGGTCCGAAGCCCTGGATGCGGCAGTACTCATCGCGCTGACGGCTGCGGGCGCGGAACTCTCTCTCGAGAGCCCTCCTGCGGTCGTCTATTACACACCGGGACGACATGCGGTGGGCGGGCTAACCGCAACGGGAGCCACGGATGTCGACGGCATCGTGGTGTCTCGGAGCGCCACCCCGAACACGCTGCTAGCACCGTTGAGCCGCGAGGACGGCACGACCGTCCTGGCTGTGCTGGATGCCGCCGGCGCGACTTTCGAGCCGATCGCCGGCGTCGACCCGTCGCAGGGCCTCCGCCGAGTCACGGCCGCGACCGCACAAGTTGTGAGCGAACTCGGCCCCGAGTACGCCTCCCTGCTGGGAATGGCGGCCCGTCGGGCAGTGGCACACGAGTCCATCGGGCTTGCGCGCGCCATGCTGGATGTCGCCGTTGAACACGTCACGAGCCGCAAACAGTTCAACCGGGCGATCGGCAGCTATCAAGCAGTTCAGCACCGGCTGACCGACATCGAGGTTGCGCTCGGTGGCGCTGCCGCTGTGGCGGCATTGACCTGGCAGGACGAACCGGACTCCGTCACCGTCCTGACGGCGAAAGCGCTGGCCGCGACCGCACTCGATACCGCGCTGCGCAATGGCTTGCAGGTGTGCGGCGGCATGGGTTTCACCGACGAGTTTCCCCTGGCGCGGCTCGTACGCCGCGCCCTATTCCTGTCGGCGTTTCTGGGCGGTGCTTCACAATTGACCGGTGCGGTCGGCCGATCCATCATTGCGTCGGGTAGAGCGCCCCGTCTGTCGGGATTCGCAGCATGA
- a CDS encoding acyl-CoA dehydrogenase family protein — MTTRPDFVAWLTEHAAELADLNPRPDDELETRVDKSLALLGRLHAEGIIGWGWAEDLGGFGGDATDRAALYDALTATGFGMPEQVGALEVLGSALTTFAPELARRALPAVFEGRELWCQGFSEPEAGSDLASLRTTAKQTSDGWVIDGQKVWTSLGHRSRWCGVLARTGAPEGRHRTLSLFWVDLESPGVTVRPLQTTTGEAEFSEVFFDAVSVPADHIIGEIDGGWKVAMHLLQYERGMWAWQRQAIMHANLDDLIAKAGSHPAAAETVGAAYVALAALRARSRQTVERLAQGERLGPEVSIDKTLLSSAEHVVNDAVRALRMNDFLFGDDADAKRIRSEWYYSRAASVYGGAVEVQKNIIAEHVLGLPREDRRG, encoded by the coding sequence GTGACAACCAGACCGGACTTCGTTGCGTGGCTCACCGAGCACGCAGCGGAACTTGCAGATCTGAATCCCCGGCCCGATGACGAGCTTGAAACGCGCGTGGACAAGAGCCTTGCGCTTCTCGGGCGGCTTCATGCGGAGGGGATCATCGGATGGGGCTGGGCCGAGGATCTCGGCGGCTTCGGCGGCGACGCAACCGACCGCGCAGCACTCTACGATGCGCTGACCGCGACCGGGTTCGGAATGCCGGAACAGGTCGGCGCTCTCGAAGTGCTTGGCTCGGCGCTGACGACCTTTGCGCCCGAGCTCGCGCGGCGGGCACTGCCAGCCGTTTTCGAAGGCCGTGAGCTCTGGTGCCAGGGATTCTCGGAGCCCGAAGCCGGAAGCGACCTCGCCAGTCTCCGCACAACGGCGAAGCAGACCTCGGATGGCTGGGTGATCGACGGGCAGAAGGTCTGGACGTCGCTCGGCCACCGCTCCCGCTGGTGCGGCGTGCTCGCGCGCACAGGAGCCCCAGAGGGTCGCCACCGTACCCTCAGCCTCTTCTGGGTCGATCTCGAATCGCCGGGGGTCACCGTGCGCCCGCTGCAGACGACGACAGGGGAGGCCGAGTTCTCAGAGGTCTTCTTCGACGCCGTCAGCGTGCCCGCCGATCACATCATCGGTGAGATCGACGGCGGCTGGAAGGTCGCCATGCATCTGCTCCAGTACGAGCGCGGAATGTGGGCATGGCAGCGTCAAGCGATCATGCACGCAAACCTCGACGACCTGATCGCCAAGGCGGGTTCGCATCCCGCGGCAGCCGAGACGGTCGGTGCTGCCTATGTCGCCCTGGCCGCGCTGCGAGCTCGCAGCCGGCAGACCGTGGAGCGACTCGCTCAGGGGGAGCGGCTCGGGCCCGAGGTTTCCATCGACAAGACCCTGTTGAGCTCTGCCGAGCACGTGGTGAACGACGCGGTCCGCGCCCTGCGGATGAACGACTTCCTCTTCGGCGACGACGCAGACGCGAAACGCATCCGCAGCGAGTGGTACTACTCACGGGCGGCGTCGGTCTACGGCGGCGCAGTCGAGGTCCAGAAGAACATCATCGCCGAGCACGTGCTCGGCCTTCCCCGGGAGGACCGGCGTGGCTGA
- a CDS encoding SDR family NAD(P)-dependent oxidoreductase, which translates to MTSPLEIFSLEGRTAVLTGASAGLGRRFADVLAGAGARVAVVARRVELLDSFVAAHPGSIAIRADLSRPDEVDGIVDRVRAEFGTPDIIVNNAAYIAGGVKAEDETAEQIASTLNVNLVSPIRLVQAFQPGMRERGTGSIVNVTSMVASVGIGRFPQAVYSASKGGLESITREWAAQWSRYGIRVNAIAPGFFESEITKDVIELENIQQWILRNTLLPRHGKPEDFDGALLYLASDASRYVTGQTLTVDGGWTAH; encoded by the coding sequence ATGACCTCGCCCCTCGAGATTTTCTCCCTTGAAGGCAGGACCGCGGTCCTCACCGGCGCCTCGGCGGGTCTCGGCCGCCGGTTCGCCGACGTGCTCGCCGGCGCAGGCGCGCGAGTGGCCGTAGTCGCGCGACGGGTGGAATTGCTCGACTCGTTCGTGGCCGCGCATCCGGGAAGCATCGCCATTCGTGCCGACCTGTCCCGGCCCGACGAGGTCGACGGCATCGTCGATCGCGTTCGCGCCGAGTTCGGTACGCCGGACATCATCGTCAACAACGCTGCCTACATCGCCGGCGGTGTGAAGGCGGAGGACGAGACTGCCGAGCAGATCGCGTCAACACTGAATGTCAACCTGGTTTCGCCGATCCGCCTCGTTCAAGCGTTCCAGCCCGGCATGCGCGAGCGGGGCACAGGAAGCATCGTGAACGTCACCTCGATGGTCGCGAGCGTCGGCATCGGCCGTTTCCCGCAGGCCGTGTATTCGGCATCAAAGGGCGGGCTCGAATCCATCACGCGCGAATGGGCGGCACAGTGGAGCCGATACGGCATCCGCGTCAACGCCATCGCCCCGGGCTTCTTCGAGAGTGAAATCACCAAGGACGTCATCGAACTCGAGAACATCCAGCAATGGATTCTGCGAAATACCCTGCTCCCGCGTCACGGCAAGCCGGAAGACTTCGACGGCGCCCTTCTCTACCTGGCCAGCGACGCCAGCCGATACGTCACGGGTCAGACGCTGACCGTGGACGGCGGATGGACGGCACACTGA
- a CDS encoding acyl-CoA dehydrogenase family protein: MKSTVSEEALELGQAVGEAIDAAGGVDLAREFERNPAARGKRVDDLLGPLGIWEIAPREDQVQLEAAAEACRAAGGRLLMYPIAERLARPEGKDAILLVPTTGRRVAVHADIDLDWAAATLRGDSAQLTHRGPLIGEKLAKFVAEIDAEIDEGVPQENAELVIALQSWWLLGVLERSLADTVVYANEREQFGRPIIKFQATQFRLSDVTVAVQGLAELAKYTLWSIAQGDRATALVDAVALRVSAVQAADTVLRAGHQLHGAMGFADETNISQYSRHSQGYRRLPEGETRGQLILAELIAESGWASLFPIAAGAAKRDAAAVRV; this comes from the coding sequence ATGAAGAGTACTGTGTCCGAAGAGGCGCTCGAACTCGGTCAGGCAGTCGGCGAGGCGATCGACGCCGCCGGCGGTGTCGATCTCGCGCGCGAGTTCGAACGGAACCCGGCCGCTCGCGGCAAACGTGTCGACGATCTACTCGGCCCACTCGGGATCTGGGAGATCGCCCCGCGAGAAGACCAAGTCCAGCTGGAGGCCGCCGCAGAAGCCTGCCGGGCCGCAGGCGGTCGGCTGCTGATGTACCCCATCGCCGAGCGGCTTGCCCGTCCGGAGGGTAAGGACGCGATCCTTCTGGTTCCCACCACGGGTCGTCGGGTCGCCGTGCACGCAGATATCGACCTGGACTGGGCCGCTGCAACGTTGCGTGGCGACTCCGCACAGCTCACTCATCGCGGTCCGCTGATTGGCGAGAAGCTGGCGAAGTTCGTCGCCGAGATCGACGCCGAGATTGACGAGGGCGTTCCGCAGGAGAACGCTGAACTGGTTATCGCGTTGCAATCCTGGTGGCTGCTCGGAGTGCTCGAGCGCTCGCTTGCGGACACCGTCGTGTACGCGAACGAACGTGAGCAGTTCGGACGCCCCATCATCAAGTTCCAGGCAACACAGTTCCGACTGTCGGATGTCACGGTCGCCGTGCAGGGACTGGCCGAACTGGCGAAGTACACCCTGTGGTCCATCGCGCAAGGGGATCGTGCGACCGCACTGGTTGACGCTGTCGCCTTGCGGGTTTCAGCGGTTCAAGCGGCGGACACGGTGCTGCGTGCCGGACATCAACTGCACGGCGCGATGGGCTTCGCCGACGAGACGAACATCTCCCAGTATTCTCGGCATAGCCAGGGTTACCGTCGGCTGCCCGAAGGCGAGACTCGTGGACAGCTCATCCTCGCCGAACTCATCGCCGAGAGTGGCTGGGCAAGCCTGTTCCCGATCGCTGCCGGCGCGGCAAAACGCGACGCCGCCGCGGTGCGGGTGTAA
- a CDS encoding acyl-CoA dehydrogenase family protein has translation MYSTRCCIKVDIAIYTDVTIIDMMDAGQRSTNLRLGTCLPPTHTPCAITGGKAKMLDFAEDETTVQLRKQLRGLITESIPRDYLGAFTDDPNDHEIAKEFCRLLGENRLFALTWPIEWGGGAAGPWQQTALREEMWAFHEPRGPQYMGLNWIGPVIMRYGTPDQQERFLPPIGRGEVDWCQGFSEPEAGSDLPALRTRATKVDGGWRIDGQKVWTSYAGMATWCVLLARTGTQESRKDGISVFLIEMDQPGIEVRPIPAMIGPHHINEVYFEGAFVKEENLLGEVNDGWTIINEVLAFERIGIARYARCERLLAEAPAALGELWDELPDSIVQRWATALMNSRRVKLMAYSVVAAQEQGKLDPADASAYRIAGTLLDQEVAEVLMDVVGAWGLGTTDTALTYVRAVEDHWRYAQAATVSSGTVEMNRIALGRRMVAKK, from the coding sequence ATGTATAGCACCAGGTGCTGCATCAAAGTTGATATTGCCATATACACTGATGTCACAATTATTGATATGATGGACGCAGGACAGCGATCCACAAACTTGCGGCTTGGCACATGCCTGCCGCCGACACATACGCCGTGCGCGATAACCGGCGGGAAGGCAAAGATGCTTGACTTCGCGGAGGACGAGACAACCGTGCAACTGCGCAAGCAGTTGCGCGGACTGATCACCGAATCTATTCCGAGGGACTACCTTGGTGCCTTCACCGACGACCCGAACGATCACGAGATCGCCAAGGAGTTCTGCCGCTTGCTCGGTGAGAACCGGCTGTTCGCGCTGACGTGGCCGATCGAGTGGGGTGGCGGTGCCGCCGGCCCGTGGCAGCAGACAGCGCTGCGTGAAGAGATGTGGGCATTCCACGAGCCGCGCGGGCCGCAGTACATGGGACTGAACTGGATTGGTCCGGTCATCATGCGCTACGGAACGCCCGACCAACAGGAGCGTTTCCTGCCGCCGATCGGTCGCGGTGAGGTCGACTGGTGCCAGGGCTTCAGCGAGCCCGAGGCCGGTTCCGACCTCCCGGCGCTGCGCACTCGCGCGACGAAGGTCGACGGTGGGTGGCGTATCGACGGACAGAAGGTGTGGACGTCATACGCTGGCATGGCGACGTGGTGCGTCCTGCTCGCGCGCACAGGGACACAAGAGAGCCGGAAAGACGGCATCTCGGTCTTCCTCATCGAAATGGACCAGCCCGGGATCGAAGTCAGGCCGATCCCCGCGATGATCGGACCCCACCACATCAATGAGGTCTACTTCGAGGGCGCATTCGTCAAGGAAGAAAACCTCCTCGGCGAAGTGAACGACGGGTGGACGATCATCAACGAGGTGCTCGCGTTCGAGCGCATCGGAATCGCTCGGTACGCCCGTTGCGAGCGGCTTCTCGCAGAGGCCCCGGCAGCCCTCGGTGAGCTGTGGGACGAGCTGCCTGACTCAATCGTGCAGCGCTGGGCGACGGCTCTGATGAACTCGCGACGCGTGAAGCTGATGGCCTACTCGGTCGTGGCAGCTCAGGAACAAGGCAAGCTCGACCCAGCCGACGCGTCGGCATATCGCATCGCCGGAACCCTACTCGACCAAGAAGTCGCCGAGGTGCTCATGGACGTGGTCGGAGCGTGGGGATTAGGCACAACGGATACCGCGCTGACCTATGTTCGCGCGGTCGAGGATCACTGGCGGTACGCCCAGGCAGCGACGGTGTCTTCGGGCACGGTCGAAATGAACCGGATCGCGCTCGGCCGAAGGATGGTGGCAAAGAAATGA
- a CDS encoding HpcH/HpaI aldolase/citrate lyase family protein, translated as MFTGARSRFVELNDRGDQAIGAWVTAADSSTTAIFGEIGHDFVIIDGEHGALGVRDILMHIRAAQATGTAAIVRVLKGDPTQIQQVVDLGADGVLVPKVETAEQAAACYAATQYRAGGRGFCPMVPAAGWTGENWSEHASRSNREVIFIPLIETVAGVDNFEAIAGVDGVEFAFFGLGDLAQDMGTDMYAGREQLLTIWEDCRDKAERVGLRLGAPGGIGFEGTSFMTIGGDLNYVRATGAERLAKFRSPVRTGA; from the coding sequence GTGTTCACAGGAGCGCGATCACGGTTCGTGGAATTGAACGACCGAGGGGATCAGGCGATCGGGGCGTGGGTGACCGCGGCCGACTCGTCGACCACGGCAATCTTCGGCGAGATCGGACACGACTTCGTCATCATCGATGGCGAGCACGGAGCCCTGGGCGTCCGCGACATCCTTATGCACATCCGGGCCGCGCAAGCGACCGGCACGGCGGCCATCGTCAGGGTGCTCAAGGGCGACCCGACCCAGATCCAACAGGTGGTCGACCTCGGTGCGGACGGTGTTCTGGTGCCGAAAGTCGAGACTGCGGAGCAGGCGGCCGCCTGTTATGCCGCGACGCAGTACCGCGCCGGCGGACGCGGGTTCTGCCCGATGGTGCCGGCGGCAGGTTGGACGGGGGAGAACTGGAGCGAGCACGCCTCCCGGTCGAACCGGGAGGTCATCTTCATCCCGCTGATCGAGACCGTGGCAGGTGTCGACAATTTCGAGGCGATCGCAGGAGTGGATGGCGTGGAGTTCGCCTTCTTCGGCCTGGGCGACCTCGCCCAGGACATGGGCACAGACATGTACGCCGGCCGCGAGCAACTGCTCACCATCTGGGAAGACTGTCGAGACAAGGCGGAGCGTGTCGGCCTCCGGCTCGGTGCGCCCGGCGGTATCGGCTTCGAGGGCACATCCTTCATGACGATCGGCGGCGACCTGAACTATGTCAGGGCGACCGGCGCCGAGCGACTCGCGAAATTCCGCAGCCCGGTGCGGACCGGCGCATGA
- the dctP gene encoding TRAP transporter substrate-binding protein DctP, which produces MLLALGGASILLLSACAGSPPTPQATADPGGLEEMEPVVLRVSEIGPENGAPGRGLQAFMDYAREHSEGKIDFEPYYSATLAPPAESLAAIKSGLTDIGFFGATFNPQELPISYWGTNVARDVIGPGHPESTVVGSAATNALYQTSPELLAEFAESNMVPLAVVHSGPFPMLCTEPVESTEQAQGKVVATFGSPWKEEVEALGMTNVSLPPPELYEALQRGIVDCVSSAANNHVNLGLMEEAKYLTLIDGAAGSGSGYAINKEVWDGLPPAAQRILVEAKASFVRGYVSETLSIFSKLISEAKRLGVTILDPTGLNATIHKQSDAVAAGLPASAPATLTDPQAFIEPLEGYRDHWSDLAADELGLQAVPDDDIDGLVKAFSDSKDAVDFDDYETAMREYFGDLFNKKSGE; this is translated from the coding sequence ATGCTCCTAGCCCTGGGAGGAGCCAGCATTCTGCTGCTGTCCGCCTGCGCCGGGTCTCCCCCGACACCGCAGGCGACCGCCGACCCTGGCGGCCTCGAAGAGATGGAACCCGTAGTACTTCGTGTCAGCGAGATCGGACCCGAGAATGGTGCTCCCGGCCGCGGACTCCAAGCGTTCATGGACTATGCCCGTGAGCACTCGGAAGGGAAGATCGACTTTGAACCCTACTATTCGGCAACACTCGCGCCCCCGGCCGAATCTTTGGCGGCTATTAAGTCCGGCCTCACCGACATCGGGTTCTTCGGAGCCACCTTCAACCCCCAGGAACTGCCGATCTCGTACTGGGGAACGAACGTCGCCCGTGATGTCATCGGCCCGGGGCATCCGGAATCGACCGTGGTGGGGTCAGCCGCCACGAACGCGCTGTACCAGACCAGTCCGGAACTTCTCGCCGAGTTCGCCGAGTCCAACATGGTTCCCCTGGCCGTGGTGCACTCGGGACCTTTCCCGATGTTGTGCACGGAGCCGGTGGAGTCAACAGAGCAGGCGCAGGGGAAGGTGGTCGCGACCTTCGGATCGCCCTGGAAAGAGGAAGTCGAGGCCCTCGGGATGACGAACGTGTCACTGCCCCCACCCGAACTGTACGAGGCACTGCAACGCGGAATTGTGGATTGTGTCTCCTCAGCGGCGAACAACCACGTCAACCTGGGCCTCATGGAAGAGGCGAAGTACCTCACCCTCATCGACGGTGCCGCAGGCTCGGGCTCCGGCTATGCCATCAACAAAGAGGTGTGGGACGGTCTTCCCCCGGCGGCACAACGAATCCTCGTAGAAGCCAAAGCGTCTTTCGTCCGAGGATACGTGAGCGAGACGCTGAGCATCTTCTCAAAGCTCATCTCCGAGGCAAAACGCCTGGGGGTGACTATTCTCGACCCGACCGGTCTCAACGCAACCATTCATAAGCAGAGTGACGCGGTCGCCGCTGGCCTCCCGGCCTCCGCGCCGGCAACACTGACCGACCCGCAGGCTTTCATCGAACCACTGGAAGGCTACCGCGACCATTGGTCAGACCTCGCCGCTGACGAACTCGGGCTCCAAGCCGTACCCGATGACGACATCGACGGGCTGGTAAAGGCGTTCTCTGATTCAAAGGATGCAGTCGACTTCGACGACTACGAAACCGCTATGCGCGAATATTTCGGCGACCTTTTCAACAAGAAATCAGGAGAGTAG